One genomic window of Arachis hypogaea cultivar Tifrunner chromosome 8, arahy.Tifrunner.gnm2.J5K5, whole genome shotgun sequence includes the following:
- the LOC112708033 gene encoding uncharacterized protein isoform X2, whose translation MEPSMMQYQFVVVSKGRNTGIFTSFDEASRQVVDFSDAEYSAFNCQATAVGAYLARVQSMEVEGEELREMGAESQDPVHSPPAVNAIPPTKAASGNYAINVNMEEWLLKVSYRSSIPPKAFFRRKIGILNVSIHYAFTVVIPGSLRPTYLR comes from the exons ATGGAGCCATCTATGATGCAATATCAGTTCGTTGTCGTATCGAAAGGAAGGAATACAGGTATTTTCACCTCCTTCGATGAGGCATCTCGACAAGTCGTTGACTTTTCGGATGCCGAATACTCTGCCTTCAACTGCCAGGCAACTGCCGTCGGGGCATATTTAGCACGAGTACAATCCATGGAAGTCGAGGGGGAAGAATTAAGAGAAATGGGGGCAGAGTCCCAAGATCCAGTTCATTCGCCACCAG CCGTAAATGCCATTCCACCCACCAAGGCAGCTTCTGGGAACTATGCAATCAATGTGAACATGGAGGAATGGCTGCTAAAGGTTTCCTACAGGTCCTCCATCCCACCTAAGGCGTTCTTTCGCCGCAAAATCGGGATCCTCAACGTCAGCATCCACTACGCCTTCACCGTTGTCATCCCGGGATCCCTGAGGCCCACATATCTACGCTAA
- the LOC112708033 gene encoding uncharacterized protein isoform X1 → MEPSMMQYQFVVVSKGRNTGIFTSFDEASRQVVDFSDAEYSAFNCQATAVGAYLARVQSMEVEGEELREMGAESQDPVHSPPGNLRTIPTANGRRANLYWTVNAIPPTKAASGNYAINVNMEEWLLKVSYRSSIPPKAFFRRKIGILNVSIHYAFTVVIPGSLRPTYLR, encoded by the exons ATGGAGCCATCTATGATGCAATATCAGTTCGTTGTCGTATCGAAAGGAAGGAATACAGGTATTTTCACCTCCTTCGATGAGGCATCTCGACAAGTCGTTGACTTTTCGGATGCCGAATACTCTGCCTTCAACTGCCAGGCAACTGCCGTCGGGGCATATTTAGCACGAGTACAATCCATGGAAGTCGAGGGGGAAGAATTAAGAGAAATGGGGGCAGAGTCCCAAGATCCAGTTCATTCGCCACCAGGTAACCTGCGCACCATCCCCACTGCTAATGGACGTCGAGCCAATCTCTATTGGA CCGTAAATGCCATTCCACCCACCAAGGCAGCTTCTGGGAACTATGCAATCAATGTGAACATGGAGGAATGGCTGCTAAAGGTTTCCTACAGGTCCTCCATCCCACCTAAGGCGTTCTTTCGCCGCAAAATCGGGATCCTCAACGTCAGCATCCACTACGCCTTCACCGTTGTCATCCCGGGATCCCTGAGGCCCACATATCTACGCTAA